The Coriobacteriia bacterium genome contains a region encoding:
- a CDS encoding tetratricopeptide repeat protein: protein MPEMNESVVVSDTSQTPLETKPRKEKKSRKVKKVNPKSIWNDPVVAFMGLLVVALVLAALAFVAIALIRGYIGSTAPKYADQALLVRSSQDVGQYKDDPGLYYKYVMQLIANKQYTSAQDKIDSGLKQFAKADVYDQGMMTAQAYLYAAKGDLPAAVKAGAAAQAEMTKQYEILLKSSQQPNSATAYGMSDNYYAMQLLLGGIYAQQGKYPAAIKELKAYLAITNNSMQSGVWIDLGNAYAKNGDTSLAEKAYKSALEYEPDNTEAKAALAKLGAK from the coding sequence ATGCCAGAGATGAACGAGTCGGTGGTAGTATCGGATACATCACAGACACCCCTTGAGACGAAGCCTCGCAAGGAAAAGAAATCACGTAAAGTCAAAAAAGTAAATCCGAAGAGCATATGGAACGACCCGGTGGTCGCATTCATGGGACTGTTGGTTGTTGCGCTCGTATTGGCGGCGCTTGCTTTTGTAGCGATTGCGCTTATCAGAGGCTATATCGGCTCGACTGCACCGAAATATGCAGATCAAGCCCTTCTCGTGCGAAGTTCTCAAGATGTCGGTCAGTATAAGGACGATCCGGGACTTTACTACAAATATGTCATGCAGCTCATTGCCAACAAACAATACACGTCGGCACAGGATAAAATCGACAGCGGTCTGAAACAATTCGCTAAAGCCGATGTCTATGATCAGGGCATGATGACGGCGCAGGCCTATCTCTATGCGGCGAAGGGCGATTTACCCGCCGCGGTAAAGGCGGGAGCGGCTGCCCAAGCCGAGATGACGAAACAGTATGAGATTCTTCTGAAAAGCAGTCAGCAACCGAATAGTGCGACGGCTTATGGCATGAGTGACAACTACTATGCCATGCAACTGTTGCTCGGTGGCATCTACGCGCAACAAGGTAAATATCCCGCAGCCATCAAAGAGTTGAAAGCTTATCTCGCCATCACCAACAACTCGATGCAGTCGGGGGTTTGGATCGATCTCGGGAACGCTTATGCTAAGAACGGCGATACGAGCTTGGCAGAAAAAGCGTATAAATCCGCACTGGAATATGAGCCTGATAATACTGAGGCGAAAGCGGCATTGGCTAAGTTAGGAGCAAAATAA
- a CDS encoding NHL repeat-containing protein, with protein sequence MSEDYSQISAPDSGEQQISAAPDENENVIDEKVVSSKGRKILAVALVILVLLLIGIGFLLVKMMLPSAGVSKDTGGVTWIRSLYGFGDKYGELINPNSVVVDPADGTFWMTDPSFIRLVNVRMDGSLVKIIGKKATQKGAFRNPSDMAIGNDGLIYVIESTYDVVRVFDKTGNEKGSFTVPSPLSIAVSDNYIVVGANSGFVIMDKNANVLHLIGTNGKGTDQFDKINGVAIDGADNIYVVDTFNNRISKWTPEGKRLWMVQAGYPGNKQSNGHTKFPTTAKAKLEVPMGCTLDANNHLVVIDLLNFSISQFDTKTGRFVAKYGQFGTEDGNFFYPSDISYDAKTDVFVVADSGAKRAQIVRIPNSGGSVLSNLRSNLSGPLALCCIPILIILICLAIAYFMQRNRKKKEQEKYFEIALEEQAIKE encoded by the coding sequence ATGAGTGAGGACTATTCGCAAATTTCGGCGCCGGACTCAGGCGAACAGCAGATCTCGGCTGCTCCCGATGAAAACGAGAATGTAATCGATGAGAAAGTCGTTTCGAGCAAAGGGCGGAAAATTCTTGCCGTCGCGCTCGTTATCTTGGTGCTGCTCCTCATAGGCATCGGTTTTCTTTTAGTGAAGATGATGCTTCCCAGCGCCGGAGTCAGCAAGGATACCGGCGGGGTGACATGGATTCGCTCCCTCTACGGATTCGGTGACAAGTACGGCGAATTGATCAACCCGAACAGCGTCGTCGTCGATCCTGCCGATGGAACGTTTTGGATGACGGATCCCTCTTTCATCCGTCTGGTCAACGTTCGTATGGACGGGTCGCTTGTAAAGATTATCGGCAAGAAAGCCACCCAAAAGGGGGCATTTCGTAACCCGTCGGATATGGCGATCGGCAATGACGGTCTGATCTATGTCATTGAATCGACGTACGATGTCGTGCGTGTGTTCGATAAAACCGGCAACGAAAAAGGATCGTTCACCGTTCCGAGTCCTTTGAGTATCGCGGTCAGCGACAACTATATCGTCGTGGGAGCCAACTCCGGTTTCGTCATTATGGATAAAAATGCGAACGTACTGCATTTGATAGGTACCAACGGCAAAGGAACCGACCAGTTCGATAAGATCAACGGAGTTGCCATCGATGGCGCCGACAACATTTATGTCGTCGACACGTTCAACAACCGTATATCCAAGTGGACACCTGAGGGCAAGCGTCTCTGGATGGTTCAGGCCGGCTATCCGGGCAACAAGCAGTCGAACGGTCACACGAAATTCCCCACGACCGCTAAAGCCAAGCTCGAAGTCCCGATGGGGTGCACACTCGATGCGAACAACCATCTCGTGGTCATCGACTTGCTCAACTTCTCGATTTCCCAATTCGACACGAAGACGGGTCGTTTCGTTGCCAAGTACGGACAGTTCGGTACCGAAGACGGCAACTTCTTCTATCCGTCCGATATCAGCTACGATGCCAAAACAGATGTGTTCGTAGTCGCCGACAGCGGTGCCAAGCGCGCCCAAATCGTCAGGATTCCGAACTCGGGCGGCAGCGTGCTCTCCAATCTGCGTTCCAACTTAAGCGGGCCTTTGGCTCTGTGTTGTATCCCGATTCTGATCATTCTCATATGCCTCGCCATCGCTTACTTCATGCAGCGAAATCGTAAAAAGAAAGAGCAGGAAAAATATTTCGAAATCGCCCTTGAAGAGCAAGCGATTAAAGAGTAG